In the Rhizobium sp. CB3090 genome, one interval contains:
- the rpsL gene encoding 30S ribosomal protein S12 — translation MPTVNQLIRKPRQAQVKRNKVPALQENPQKRGVCTRVYTTTPKKPNSALRKVAKIRLTNGFEVIGYIPGEGHNLQEHSVVMIRGGRVKDLPGVRYHIIRGVLDTQGVKNRKQRRSKYGAKRPK, via the coding sequence ATGCCTACCGTAAACCAGCTAATCCGCAAGCCTCGCCAGGCGCAGGTAAAGCGTAATAAGGTTCCCGCTCTTCAGGAGAACCCGCAGAAGCGTGGTGTTTGCACCCGCGTCTACACGACGACGCCGAAGAAGCCGAACTCGGCTCTGCGTAAGGTCGCAAAGATCCGCCTGACCAACGGCTTCGAAGTCATTGGCTACATCCCGGGTGAAGGTCACAACCTTCAGGAACACTCCGTCGTCATGATCCGTGGCGGCCGCGTCAAGGACCTTCCGGGTGTTCGCTACCACATCATCCGCGGCGTTCTCGATACTCAGGGTGTCAAGAACCGCAAGCAGCGCCGTTCCAAGTACGGTGCAAAGCGTCCGAAGTAA
- a CDS encoding 50S ribosomal protein L23 encodes MTDLRHYDVIVSPAITEKSTLVSDNNQVVFNVAKTATKPEIKAAVEALFGVKVTAVNTLLRKGKTKRFKGLVGKQKDVKKAVVTLAEGQSIDVSTGL; translated from the coding sequence GTGACGGATCTTCGCCATTACGATGTGATCGTTTCTCCTGCGATCACCGAAAAGTCCACGCTGGTTTCGGATAACAACCAGGTTGTTTTCAACGTTGCCAAGACCGCGACGAAGCCTGAAATCAAGGCTGCCGTCGAAGCGCTGTTCGGCGTCAAGGTCACGGCCGTCAACACTCTGCTGCGCAAGGGCAAGACCAAGCGATTTAAAGGTCTCGTCGGCAAGCAGAAGGACGTGAAGAAGGCTGTTGTGACGCTCGCCGAAGGCCAGTCGATCGACGTCTCCACCGGTCTCTGA
- the rplD gene encoding 50S ribosomal protein L4, with translation MELNVKTLEGKDAGKVSLSDAIFGLEPREDILARVIRWQLAKKQQGTHKAQGRAEVSRTGAKMYKQKGTGRARHHSARAPQFRGGGKAHGPVVRSHEHDLPKKVRALGLRHALSAKLKSEDVIVIDSLVAADAKTKALASTFETLGLTNALFIGGAELDNNFKLAAQNIPNIDVLPIQGINVYDILRRGKLVLSKAAVEALEERFK, from the coding sequence ATGGAATTGAACGTCAAGACCCTCGAGGGAAAAGACGCTGGGAAGGTTTCCCTTTCTGATGCGATTTTCGGCCTCGAGCCGCGTGAGGACATCCTCGCACGCGTCATTCGCTGGCAGCTCGCCAAGAAGCAGCAGGGTACGCACAAGGCCCAGGGCCGCGCTGAAGTGTCCCGCACCGGCGCCAAGATGTACAAGCAGAAGGGTACGGGCCGCGCTCGTCACCATTCGGCTCGCGCTCCGCAGTTCCGCGGCGGTGGTAAGGCTCACGGCCCGGTCGTGCGCAGCCATGAACATGATCTGCCGAAGAAGGTTCGCGCCCTCGGCCTGCGTCACGCTCTGTCTGCCAAGCTGAAGTCCGAAGACGTCATTGTCATCGACAGCCTGGTTGCAGCCGATGCAAAGACCAAGGCTCTGGCCAGCACCTTCGAGACGCTTGGCCTGACCAATGCGCTCTTCATCGGTGGCGCTGAGCTCGACAACAACTTCAAGCTCGCGGCTCAGAACATCCCGAACATCGATGTTCTGCCGATCCAGGGCATCAACGTTTATGACATCCTGCGCCGCGGCAAGCTTGTGCTGTCCAAGGCTGCAGTTGAAGCTCTAGAGGAGCGATTCAAGTGA
- the rpsS gene encoding 30S ribosomal protein S19: MARSVWKGPFVDGYLLKKAEKVREGGRSEVIKMWSRRSTIMPQFVGLTFGVYNGSKHIPVSVNEDMVGHKFGEFAPTRTYYGHGADKKAKRK; encoded by the coding sequence GTGGCTCGTTCAGTATGGAAAGGTCCGTTTGTTGACGGCTATCTTCTCAAGAAGGCTGAGAAGGTGCGCGAAGGCGGACGCAGCGAAGTAATCAAGATGTGGAGCCGTCGCTCCACCATCATGCCGCAGTTCGTTGGTCTCACCTTTGGTGTCTACAACGGCAGCAAGCATATTCCGGTCAGCGTCAATGAAGACATGGTCGGACACAAGTTCGGCGAGTTCGCCCCGACCCGTACCTATTATGGTCACGGTGCGGACAAGAAGGCGAAGAGGAAGTAA
- the fusA gene encoding elongation factor G — translation MAREYKIEDYRNFGIMAHIDAGKTTTTERILYYTGKSHKIGEVHDGAATMDWMEQEQERGITITSAATTTFWKGRDGKMRRFNIIDTPGHVDFTIEVERSLRVLDGAIALLDANAGVEPQTETVWRQAEKYHVPRMIFCNKMDKTGADFYRSVEMIKSRLGATAVVMQLPIGAESDFKGVVDLIEMNALIWRDESLGAQWDVVEIPEDMKAKAEEYREKLIETVVEIDEAATEAYLEGNLPDNDQIRALVRRGTIDVKFHPMFCGTAFKNKGVQPLLDAVVDYLPSPIDIPAIKGIDVKTEAEIHRHADDAEPLSMLAFKIMNDPFVGSLTFARIYSGKLEKGASVMNTVKDKRERVGRMLQMHSNSREDIEEAFAGDIVALAGLKETTTGDTLCDPLKPVILERMEFPEPVIQIAIEPKTKGDQEKMGLALNRLAAEDPSFRVKTDQESGQTIIAGMGELHLDIIVDRMRREFKVEATVGAPQVAYRETITRQTEKDYTHKKQSGGTGQFARVKIVFEPNPEGDDFKFESKIVGGAVPKEYIPGVQKGIESVLSSGPLAGFPMLGVKATLIDGAFHDVDSSVLAFEIAARACFREAAREAGAQLLEPMMKVEVVTPEDYVGDVIGDLNSRRGQIQGQESRGIAVVINANVPLANMFKYVDNLRSMSQGRAQYTMTFDHYSPVPSNVAQEIQAKYSGQK, via the coding sequence ATGGCTCGCGAATATAAAATCGAAGACTACCGCAATTTCGGTATCATGGCGCACATCGACGCCGGCAAGACCACGACGACCGAGCGTATTCTTTATTACACCGGCAAGTCGCACAAGATCGGCGAAGTCCACGACGGCGCAGCCACCATGGACTGGATGGAGCAGGAGCAGGAGCGTGGCATCACGATCACCTCTGCTGCCACCACGACCTTCTGGAAGGGCCGTGACGGCAAGATGCGCCGCTTCAACATCATCGACACCCCCGGCCACGTCGACTTCACCATCGAAGTCGAGCGTTCGCTGCGCGTTCTCGACGGTGCTATCGCGCTGCTCGACGCCAACGCCGGTGTTGAGCCGCAGACGGAAACCGTCTGGCGTCAAGCTGAGAAGTATCATGTTCCGCGCATGATCTTCTGCAACAAGATGGACAAGACCGGTGCCGATTTCTATCGCTCGGTCGAGATGATCAAGAGCCGCCTCGGGGCCACCGCCGTCGTCATGCAGCTCCCGATCGGCGCTGAAAGCGATTTCAAGGGCGTCGTCGACCTGATCGAGATGAACGCCCTCATCTGGCGCGACGAGTCGCTCGGCGCCCAGTGGGACGTCGTCGAAATCCCGGAAGACATGAAGGCCAAGGCTGAAGAATATCGCGAAAAGCTGATCGAGACGGTTGTCGAGATCGACGAAGCTGCGACCGAAGCCTATCTGGAAGGCAACCTGCCCGACAACGATCAGATCCGCGCGCTCGTCCGTCGCGGCACCATCGACGTCAAGTTCCATCCGATGTTCTGCGGCACCGCCTTCAAGAACAAGGGCGTTCAGCCGCTGCTCGACGCTGTGGTCGATTACCTGCCGTCTCCGATCGACATTCCGGCGATCAAGGGCATTGACGTCAAGACGGAAGCTGAAATCCACCGTCACGCTGACGATGCCGAGCCGCTCTCCATGCTGGCGTTCAAGATCATGAACGACCCCTTCGTCGGTTCGCTGACGTTTGCCCGCATCTACTCCGGCAAGCTCGAAAAGGGCGCATCGGTCATGAACACGGTCAAGGACAAGCGCGAGCGCGTCGGCCGTATGCTGCAGATGCACTCCAACTCGCGTGAAGACATCGAAGAAGCCTTCGCTGGCGACATCGTTGCTCTGGCTGGCCTCAAGGAAACCACCACCGGCGATACGCTCTGCGATCCGCTGAAGCCGGTTATCCTCGAGCGCATGGAATTCCCCGAGCCGGTCATTCAGATCGCGATCGAGCCGAAGACCAAGGGCGACCAGGAAAAGATGGGCCTCGCGCTCAACCGCCTGGCTGCTGAAGATCCGTCCTTCCGCGTGAAGACGGACCAGGAATCGGGTCAGACGATCATTGCCGGCATGGGTGAACTTCACCTCGACATCATCGTCGACCGCATGCGTCGTGAATTCAAGGTCGAAGCAACCGTCGGCGCGCCGCAGGTTGCTTACCGCGAAACCATCACGCGTCAGACCGAGAAGGACTACACCCACAAGAAGCAGTCGGGTGGTACCGGTCAGTTCGCTCGCGTCAAGATCGTGTTCGAACCGAACCCGGAAGGCGACGATTTCAAGTTCGAGTCCAAGATCGTCGGTGGTGCTGTTCCGAAGGAATACATCCCGGGCGTTCAGAAGGGCATCGAAAGCGTTCTGTCTTCGGGCCCGCTGGCTGGCTTCCCGATGCTCGGCGTCAAGGCGACGCTGATCGACGGTGCCTTCCACGACGTCGACTCGTCGGTTCTGGCCTTCGAAATCGCTGCACGTGCGTGCTTCCGTGAAGCAGCCCGCGAAGCCGGTGCTCAACTCCTCGAGCCGATGATGAAGGTCGAAGTCGTGACGCCGGAAGATTACGTCGGCGACGTCATCGGCGACCTGAACTCGCGTCGTGGCCAGATCCAGGGTCAGGAAAGCCGCGGTATCGCCGTTGTCATCAACGCGAATGTCCCGCTGGCAAACATGTTCAAATACGTCGACAACCTGCGCTCCATGTCTCAGGGCCGCGCGCAGTACACCATGACCTTCGATCATTATTCGCCGGTCCCGTCGAACGTCGCACAGGAAATCCAGGCAAAGTATTCCGGTCAGAAGTGA
- the rplP gene encoding 50S ribosomal protein L16: MLQPKRTKYRKQFKGRIKGVAKGGSDLAFGEFGLKSQEPNRVNAREIEAARRAITRYMKRAGRVWIRVFPDVPVTAKPTEVRMGKGKGSVEYWACKVKPGRMMFEIDGVSEEIAREALRLGAAKLSVKTRFVQRIAE, encoded by the coding sequence ATGTTGCAGCCAAAGCGTACGAAGTACCGCAAGCAATTTAAGGGCCGCATCAAGGGCGTTGCCAAGGGTGGTTCTGACCTCGCATTCGGCGAATTCGGTTTGAAGTCGCAGGAGCCCAACCGCGTCAACGCTCGTGAGATCGAAGCGGCTCGCCGCGCGATCACGCGCTATATGAAGCGCGCCGGCCGTGTATGGATCCGCGTGTTCCCGGATGTTCCGGTAACCGCAAAGCCGACCGAAGTCCGTATGGGTAAAGGTAAAGGCTCTGTCGAATACTGGGCATGCAAGGTCAAGCCCGGCCGTATGATGTTCGAGATCGATGGTGTGAGCGAAGAAATCGCTCGTGAGGCTCTGCGCCTCGGCGCCGCCAAGCTCTCGGTCAAGACGCGCTTCGTGCAGCGCATTGCAGAGTAA
- a CDS encoding transcriptional regulator → MITEPDNDNNFDGPMVFIIIGKGYETDGGEGVDLHVMLKAPDDDTAVREALNALAEEGFIEADLDQIGMLTDVPDEEPHASAYQGALEGEVAIIRFR, encoded by the coding sequence ATGATCACTGAGCCAGACAACGACAACAATTTCGACGGCCCCATGGTCTTCATCATTATCGGCAAGGGATATGAAACGGACGGCGGCGAAGGCGTCGACCTTCATGTCATGCTGAAGGCGCCGGATGACGACACCGCCGTGCGCGAAGCGCTGAACGCCCTTGCGGAGGAAGGCTTCATCGAGGCCGATCTCGATCAGATCGGCATGCTGACCGACGTGCCGGACGAAGAACCGCATGCCTCGGCCTATCAGGGCGCGCTGGAAGGCGAAGTGGCGATCATTCGCTTCCGTTAG
- the tuf gene encoding elongation factor Tu, producing the protein MAKSKFERNKPHVNIGTIGHVDHGKTSLTAAITKFFGEFKAYDQIDAAPEEKARGITISTAHVEYETAARHYAHVDCPGHADYVKNMITGAAQMDGAILVCSAADGPMPQTREHILLARQVGVPAIVVFLNKVDQVDDAELLELVELEVRELLSSYDFPGDDIPVVKGSALAALEDSNKEIGENAIRELMAQVDAYIPTPERPIDQPFLMPIEDVFSISGRGTVVTGRVERGIIKVGEEVEIVGIRPTSKTTVTGVEMFRKLLDQGQAGDNIGALVRGVNRDGVERGQILCKPGSVKPHKKFKAEAYILTKEEGGRHTPFFTNYRPQFYFRTTDVTGIVTLPEGTEMVMPGDNITVDVELIVPIAMEEKLRFAIREGGRTVGAGIVASIVE; encoded by the coding sequence ATGGCAAAGAGTAAGTTTGAGCGCAATAAGCCGCACGTTAACATCGGCACGATCGGCCACGTTGACCACGGCAAGACGTCTCTGACGGCAGCGATCACGAAGTTCTTCGGTGAGTTCAAGGCGTATGACCAGATCGACGCGGCACCGGAGGAAAAGGCCCGCGGCATCACGATTTCGACGGCACACGTTGAGTATGAGACGGCTGCCCGTCACTACGCCCACGTCGACTGCCCCGGCCACGCTGACTATGTGAAGAACATGATCACGGGTGCCGCGCAGATGGACGGCGCGATCCTGGTTTGCTCGGCCGCCGACGGCCCGATGCCGCAGACGCGCGAACACATCCTGCTCGCCCGCCAGGTTGGCGTTCCGGCGATCGTTGTGTTCCTGAACAAGGTCGACCAGGTTGACGACGCCGAGCTTCTCGAGCTCGTCGAGCTTGAAGTTCGCGAACTTCTGTCGTCCTACGACTTCCCGGGCGACGACATTCCGGTTGTCAAGGGTTCGGCCCTTGCTGCTCTGGAAGACAGCAACAAGGAAATCGGCGAAAACGCGATCCGCGAGCTGATGGCTCAGGTTGACGCCTACATCCCGACGCCTGAGCGTCCGATCGACCAGCCGTTCCTGATGCCGATCGAAGACGTGTTCTCGATCTCGGGCCGTGGTACGGTTGTGACGGGCCGCGTCGAGCGTGGCATCATCAAGGTTGGTGAAGAAGTCGAAATCGTCGGCATTCGTCCGACCTCGAAGACGACGGTGACCGGCGTTGAAATGTTCCGCAAGCTGCTCGATCAGGGCCAGGCCGGCGACAACATCGGTGCGCTGGTCCGCGGTGTGAACCGTGACGGCGTCGAGCGTGGCCAGATCCTGTGCAAGCCGGGTTCTGTGAAGCCGCACAAGAAGTTCAAGGCCGAAGCCTACATCCTGACGAAGGAAGAAGGCGGCCGTCATACGCCGTTCTTCACGAATTACCGTCCGCAGTTCTACTTCCGCACGACGGACGTGACCGGCATCGTGACGCTTCCGGAAGGCACGGAAATGGTCATGCCTGGCGACAACATCACGGTTGACGTCGAGCTGATCGTTCCGATCGCGATGGAAGAAAAGCTGCGCTTCGCAATCCGCGAAGGCGGCCGCACCGTCGGCGCCGGCATCGTCGCTAGCATCGTCGAGTAA
- the rplV gene encoding 50S ribosomal protein L22 produces the protein MGKAKTERRLKDNEAQAVARTLRVSPQKLNLVAASIRGKKVDRALAELEFSRKRIAGAVKKTLESAIANAENNHDLDVDSLVVAEAYVGKSIVMKRFHARGRGRASRIERPFAHLTIVVREVEAQEEAA, from the coding sequence ATGGGCAAGGCAAAAACCGAACGCCGGCTGAAGGACAATGAGGCGCAGGCAGTTGCGCGTACGCTCCGTGTCAGCCCGCAGAAGCTCAACCTGGTCGCGGCTTCGATCCGCGGCAAGAAGGTTGATCGCGCACTCGCTGAGTTGGAATTTTCGCGCAAGCGCATTGCAGGTGCCGTCAAGAAGACGCTCGAATCTGCGATCGCCAACGCAGAAAACAACCACGATCTCGACGTTGATTCGCTGGTTGTGGCAGAAGCCTACGTCGGCAAGTCGATCGTGATGAAGCGTTTCCACGCTCGTGGCCGTGGCCGCGCATCTCGTATCGAGCGACCGTTCGCACACCTGACGATCGTCGTTCGTGAAGTGGAAGCTCAAGAGGAGGCCGCATAA
- the rplC gene encoding 50S ribosomal protein L3, whose amino-acid sequence MRSGVIAQKVGMTRVYNDAGEHVPVTVLRLDGCQVVAQRTVEKNGYTAVQLGAGQAKVKNTTKALRGHFAVASVEPKAKLVEFRVTDDNLLEVGTELNAGHFTAGQLVDVTGTTIGKGFAGAIKRHGFGGLRATHGVSVSHRSHGSTGSRQDPGKVFKNKKMAGHMGQTRVTTQNLEVVLTDEDRGLILVKGAVPGSKGAWIIVRDAVKSAAK is encoded by the coding sequence ATGCGTTCAGGTGTGATTGCACAGAAGGTGGGAATGACCCGCGTCTATAACGACGCCGGCGAGCATGTCCCGGTAACCGTATTGCGTTTGGATGGCTGCCAGGTCGTGGCCCAGCGCACAGTAGAAAAGAATGGCTACACCGCAGTTCAGCTCGGTGCCGGCCAGGCGAAAGTCAAGAACACGACGAAGGCCCTGCGTGGTCACTTCGCCGTTGCCAGCGTAGAGCCGAAGGCCAAGCTCGTAGAATTCCGTGTCACGGATGACAATCTGCTTGAAGTCGGCACCGAGCTCAACGCAGGTCACTTCACGGCGGGTCAGCTCGTCGACGTGACCGGCACGACGATCGGTAAGGGCTTTGCCGGCGCCATCAAGCGCCACGGCTTCGGCGGTCTGCGCGCCACGCACGGCGTATCGGTTTCGCACCGTTCGCACGGTTCGACCGGCTCGCGCCAGGATCCGGGCAAGGTGTTCAAGAACAAGAAGATGGCTGGTCACATGGGCCAGACCCGCGTCACGACGCAGAACCTCGAAGTGGTATTGACCGATGAAGATCGCGGTCTGATCCTCGTCAAGGGTGCAGTTCCCGGCTCCAAGGGTGCCTGGATCATCGTGCGCGATGCCGTCAAGTCGGCCGCGAAGTAA
- the rpsJ gene encoding 30S ribosomal protein S10 codes for MNGQNIRIRLKAFDHRILDASTREIVSTAKRTGASVRGPVPLPTRIEKFTVNRSPHIDKKSREQFEMRTHKRLLDIVDPTPQTVDALMKLDLAAGVDVEIKL; via the coding sequence ATGAACGGCCAAAATATCCGCATTCGCCTGAAGGCGTTCGATCACCGAATTCTCGATGCTTCCACGCGCGAGATCGTGTCGACGGCGAAGCGCACCGGTGCTAGCGTCCGGGGCCCCGTTCCGCTTCCGACTCGTATCGAGAAGTTCACGGTAAACCGGTCCCCGCACATCGACAAGAAGAGCCGCGAGCAGTTCGAGATGCGCACTCATAAGCGCCTTCTCGACATCGTTGATCCGACCCCGCAGACGGTAGACGCGCTGATGAAGCTCGATCTCGCCGCCGGTGTCGATGTTGAGATCAAGCTCTGA
- a CDS encoding IS630 family transposase (programmed frameshift), which translates to MARPFSDDLRDRVVGAVMHEGFSCRAAAKHFGVGISTAIDWVRRFRETGSAAPGQMGGHKRRAISGEHRDWLIARCRGSAFTLRGLVHELEARGLKVDYRSVWIFVHDEGLSYKKKTLVAFERKRADVVARRARWLKHRHRIDPARLVFIDETWTKTNMAPLRGWAPRGERLLGEAPFGHWNTMTFLAALRIDRVSAPFILDGPINGDRFRIYVEQVLVPELNPGDIVVMDNLGSHKAKVIRTAIRKAGAHLFFLPQYSPDLNPIEQLFAKVKHRLRKAQARTRQAIYDVLGDILRTIAPQECSNYFINAGYDRA; encoded by the exons ATGGCGCGACCTTTTTCGGATGATCTTCGAGACCGTGTTGTTGGTGCTGTGATGCACGAAGGGTTTTCGTGCCGGGCAGCGGCCAAACACTTCGGCGTCGGCATCAGTACCGCCATCGACTGGGTGCGACGCTTCCGCGAGACGGGCAGCGCAGCCCCCGGCCAGATGGGTGGGCACAAGCGACGGGCGATTTCGGGTGAGCATCGGGACTGGCTGATCGCACGTTGTCGCGGCAGCGCCTTTACGTTGCGTGGCTTGGTCCACGAGCTGGAGGCGCGCGGTCTGAAAGTGGACTATCGCTCCGTCTGGATCTTCGTGCATGACGAAGGGTTGAGTTATA AAAAAAAGACGCTGGTCGCCTTCGAACGCAAACGGGCCGATGTCGTCGCGCGACGAGCTCGCTGGCTGAAGCATCGCCATCGCATCGATCCTGCCCGCCTGGTTTTCATCGACGAAACTTGGACAAAGACGAATATGGCGCCGCTCAGGGGCTGGGCGCCGCGCGGCGAACGACTACTCGGTGAGGCTCCCTTCGGTCACTGGAACACCATGACCTTCCTCGCCGCCTTGCGCATCGACCGCGTCAGTGCGCCCTTCATCCTCGACGGTCCGATCAATGGTGACCGCTTCCGCATCTATGTCGAACAGGTGTTGGTGCCGGAGCTCAACCCCGGCGACATTGTTGTGATGGATAATCTCGGTTCTCACAAAGCCAAGGTGATCCGCACCGCCATCCGCAAAGCTGGCGCCCACTTGTTCTTTCTGCCGCAATATTCTCCCGACCTCAATCCGATCGAACAGCTCTTCGCAAAGGTCAAACATCGGTTGCGAAAAGCCCAGGCTAGGACCCGTCAGGCCATCTACGACGTACTTGGAGACATCCTCCGCACCATTGCGCCACAAGAATGCTCAAACTACTTCATAAATGCTGGCTATGACCGGGCTTAA
- the rplB gene encoding 50S ribosomal protein L2 encodes MALKTFNPTTPSQRQLVIVDRSSLYKGKPVKTLTEGLTSKGGRNNTGRITVRFQGGGHKRTYRLVDFKRRKFDVEATVERIEYDPNRTAYIALVKYTDGELAYILAPQRLAAGDKVIASEKVVDVKPGNTMPLQFIPVGSIIHNVEMKPGKGGQIARSAGSYAQLVGRDQGMAILRLNSGEQRLVHGTCLATIGAVSNPDHGNINDGKAGRSRWRGKKPHNRGVVMNPVDHPHGGGEGRTSGGRHPVTPWGKPTKGKRTRSNKSTDKMIMRSRHQRKK; translated from the coding sequence ATGGCATTGAAAACATTCAATCCGACGACCCCGAGCCAGCGACAGCTCGTCATTGTCGACCGCTCCTCGCTCTACAAGGGCAAGCCGGTCAAGACGCTGACCGAAGGCCTGACTTCTAAGGGTGGCCGCAACAACACCGGTCGCATCACCGTGCGTTTCCAGGGTGGCGGTCACAAGCGTACTTATCGCCTGGTTGACTTCAAGCGTCGCAAATTCGACGTCGAGGCAACCGTCGAGCGCATCGAATACGACCCGAACCGTACCGCTTACATCGCTCTGGTGAAGTACACGGACGGCGAACTGGCCTATATCCTCGCTCCGCAGCGTCTCGCTGCCGGCGACAAGGTCATCGCTTCGGAAAAGGTCGTTGACGTGAAGCCGGGCAACACCATGCCGCTTCAGTTCATCCCGGTCGGCTCCATCATCCATAACGTGGAAATGAAGCCGGGCAAGGGTGGTCAGATCGCTCGCTCCGCCGGTTCCTACGCTCAGCTCGTCGGTCGTGACCAGGGCATGGCGATTCTTCGCCTTAACTCGGGCGAACAGCGCCTCGTGCATGGCACCTGCCTTGCAACGATCGGTGCGGTTTCCAACCCGGATCACGGCAACATCAATGACGGCAAGGCCGGTCGTTCGCGTTGGCGTGGCAAGAAGCCGCATAACCGCGGCGTTGTCATGAACCCGGTCGACCATCCGCACGGCGGTGGTGAAGGCCGCACCTCCGGCGGTCGCCATCCGGTGACCCCGTGGGGCAAGCCGACTAAGGGCAAGCGTACGCGGTCGAACAAGTCGACCGACAAGATGATTATGCGCTCGCGCCATCAGCGCAAGAAGTAA
- the rpmC gene encoding 50S ribosomal protein L29 codes for MKAADVRALSADQLKDELAKLKKEQFNLRFQKATGQLEKSSRINEVRKDIARVKTIARQKAAEAKA; via the coding sequence ATGAAAGCCGCAGATGTTCGCGCCCTGAGCGCCGACCAACTCAAGGATGAGCTTGCCAAGCTGAAGAAGGAGCAGTTCAATCTGCGCTTTCAGAAGGCGACCGGCCAGCTTGAAAAGTCCTCGCGCATCAACGAAGTTCGCAAGGACATCGCTCGCGTGAAAACCATTGCCCGCCAGAAGGCGGCAGAAGCAAAGGCCTAA
- the rpsG gene encoding 30S ribosomal protein S7, whose translation MSRRHRAEKREINPDPKFGDLVVTKFMNAIMLDGKKSVAENIVYGAFDAVQGKAKQEPLGVFHQALDNIAPHVEVRSRRVGGATYQVPVDVRPERRQALAIRWLIAAARKRNETTMVDRLCGELLDASNNRGSAVKKREDTHKMADANRAFSHYRW comes from the coding sequence ATGTCCCGACGTCACAGAGCAGAAAAGCGCGAGATCAATCCGGACCCGAAGTTCGGCGATCTGGTCGTCACGAAGTTCATGAATGCCATCATGCTGGACGGCAAGAAGTCCGTAGCTGAAAACATCGTTTACGGCGCATTCGACGCCGTGCAGGGCAAGGCAAAGCAGGAGCCGCTCGGCGTGTTCCATCAGGCTTTGGATAACATCGCTCCGCACGTTGAAGTCCGCTCGCGCCGCGTTGGTGGTGCTACGTATCAGGTTCCGGTCGACGTTCGTCCCGAGCGCCGTCAGGCTCTTGCCATTCGCTGGCTGATCGCTGCTGCCCGCAAGCGCAACGAAACCACCATGGTCGACCGTCTCTGCGGCGAACTTCTTGATGCCTCCAACAACCGCGGCTCTGCCGTCAAGAAGCGCGAAGACACGCACAAGATGGCTGACGCCAACCGTGCGTTCTCGCATTATCGCTGGTAA
- the rpsQ gene encoding 30S ribosomal protein S17 translates to MPKRILQGVVVSDKNEKTVVVRVERRFAHPLLQKTVRRSKKYKAHDENNQYKVGDVVSIEECAPISKDKTWTVVSAQAK, encoded by the coding sequence ATGCCGAAGCGCATTCTGCAGGGCGTCGTGGTCAGCGACAAGAACGAGAAGACGGTAGTTGTCCGCGTTGAGCGTCGTTTCGCTCACCCGCTGCTCCAGAAGACCGTTCGTCGTTCCAAGAAGTACAAGGCTCACGACGAAAACAATCAGTACAAGGTCGGCGACGTCGTTTCCATTGAGGAATGCGCGCCGATCTCCAAGGACAAGACCTGGACGGTCGTTTCCGCCCAGGCCAAGTAA
- the rpsC gene encoding 30S ribosomal protein S3 → MGQKINPIGFRLGINRTWDSRWFADNAEYGQLLHEDLKMRKFVMNELKQAGISKVVIERPHKKCRVTIHSARPGLIIGKKGADIDKLRKKLSDMTNSETHLNIVEVRKPEVDATLVAQSIAQQLERRVAFRRAMKRAVQSAMRLGAEGIKITCAGRLGGAEIARTEWYREGRVPLHTLRADIDYGTAEAETAFGICGIKVWIFKGEILEHDPMASERRALEGDAQGPASRDRDRDRRRENA, encoded by the coding sequence ATGGGTCAGAAAATCAATCCAATCGGTTTTCGTCTTGGCATCAACCGTACCTGGGATAGCCGCTGGTTTGCGGACAATGCCGAGTATGGCCAGCTCCTTCACGAAGATCTGAAAATGCGCAAGTTCGTCATGAACGAACTGAAGCAGGCCGGTATCTCCAAGGTGGTGATCGAACGTCCGCATAAGAAGTGCCGCGTCACGATCCACTCGGCTCGTCCGGGCCTGATCATCGGCAAGAAGGGCGCTGACATCGACAAGCTCCGCAAGAAGCTGTCGGACATGACGAATTCCGAAACGCATCTCAACATCGTTGAAGTGCGCAAGCCGGAAGTCGACGCGACGCTGGTTGCCCAGTCGATCGCTCAGCAGCTCGAGCGCCGTGTTGCTTTCCGTCGCGCCATGAAGCGCGCCGTTCAGTCCGCGATGCGTCTTGGCGCCGAAGGCATCAAGATCACCTGCGCCGGCCGTCTCGGCGGTGCGGAAATCGCTCGTACGGAATGGTACCGTGAAGGTCGCGTGCCGCTGCATACGCTGCGCGCCGACATCGACTACGGTACGGCTGAAGCAGAAACCGCTTTCGGCATCTGCGGCATCAAGGTCTGGATCTTCAAGGGCGAAATCCTTGAGCACGATCCTATGGCCTCCGAACGCCGCGCGCTCGAGGGCGACGCCCAGGGTCCGGCTAGCCGCGATCGCGATAGAGACCGCCGCCGCGAAAACGCTTGA